A single region of the Oceaniferula marina genome encodes:
- the mgtE gene encoding magnesium transporter — translation MPEDSIILDIEALEAAVESRNVEGFLKAAEELHYADLAAVFENLDDEERSFFTAHISIDRFPEILAELPDTLIEETLERFDAKAQQDILGQLLDDDRADILQDVSAEARQRYLALLQPEDMEATRSLMRYDEDTAGGRMTTQVARITSDMTVKQVLEVLRDDINSTESLARIYVVDDQGHLMGKVRLRHLTFSPWDTPITEIMQEVDITILATADQEEAAQMFSKYDMTVLPVVDEFNHLLGIITHDDVLEILEEESTEDIEKMSGIAGETSEETYLNTSIGTHFKRRFPWLFVLAVLAISSGYVMLRFEHVLSSIFLLALYLPMVVAAGGNTGGQAATMVIRAMSLGELEPGSTFKVILKELSLGLLLGLIMGASIAAITIFILPAFNPQLPEGISYTIFALAVSVSLAVQIAVSTLSGALLPIGARAIKLDPAVVAAPAITTLVDIFGMVIYFTAARTILGL, via the coding sequence ATGCCGGAAGATAGCATCATACTGGATATCGAAGCGCTGGAAGCCGCAGTGGAGTCCCGTAACGTCGAGGGCTTCCTCAAAGCGGCCGAAGAACTCCACTACGCCGACCTTGCCGCCGTCTTCGAAAACCTGGATGACGAAGAACGCTCGTTCTTCACCGCACATATCAGCATCGATCGCTTTCCCGAGATTCTCGCCGAGCTGCCCGACACCTTAATCGAGGAAACCCTCGAACGCTTCGACGCCAAAGCTCAACAAGATATCCTCGGCCAACTCCTCGATGACGACCGGGCCGACATCCTTCAAGACGTCAGCGCCGAAGCCAGACAGCGCTACCTCGCGCTGCTCCAGCCCGAAGACATGGAGGCCACGCGCAGCCTGATGCGCTACGACGAAGACACCGCCGGTGGGCGCATGACCACCCAGGTCGCCCGAATCACCTCGGACATGACCGTCAAGCAGGTGCTCGAGGTCCTGCGCGATGACATCAACTCCACCGAATCCCTCGCCCGGATCTACGTAGTCGATGATCAAGGTCACTTGATGGGCAAAGTCCGCCTGCGCCACCTGACATTCAGCCCTTGGGACACCCCGATCACCGAGATCATGCAGGAGGTGGATATCACCATTCTCGCCACCGCCGACCAGGAAGAAGCCGCCCAGATGTTCTCTAAATACGACATGACGGTGCTGCCTGTCGTTGACGAATTCAACCACCTGCTCGGTATCATCACCCACGATGACGTATTGGAAATTCTGGAAGAGGAGTCCACCGAGGACATTGAAAAAATGTCGGGTATTGCCGGCGAGACATCGGAAGAGACCTACCTCAACACCTCCATCGGCACCCATTTCAAACGCCGCTTTCCATGGTTGTTCGTTCTGGCCGTCCTGGCGATCTCCTCTGGGTATGTCATGCTCAGGTTTGAACATGTGCTAAGCAGTATCTTCCTGCTGGCTCTCTACCTTCCAATGGTGGTCGCCGCAGGGGGAAACACCGGAGGTCAAGCAGCCACCATGGTCATCCGCGCCATGTCCTTGGGTGAACTTGAACCCGGATCAACGTTCAAAGTCATCCTCAAGGAACTGAGCCTCGGACTCCTACTCGGACTGATCATGGGGGCCAGCATAGCAGCAATTACGATCTTCATCCTGCCGGCATTCAACCCTCAACTCCCTGAAGGAATCTCCTACACCATCTTCGCCCTCGCGGTGTCGGTCTCTTTGGCCGTTCAGATTGCCGTTTCCACCCTGTCAGGTGCATTATTACCCATCGGAGCACGAGCCATCAAACTGGACCCCGCCGTGGTTGCGGCCCCGGCCATCACCACCCTGGTCGACATTTTTGGCATGGTGATCTACTTCACCGCGGCCCGAACCATCCTCGGGCTTTAA
- a CDS encoding TatD family hydrolase, whose translation MFDSHNHLQSQRFGELRSRVIEEMFQAGVTRAVINGTSPNDWGYVSELSRQHPQQLIPSFGLHPWYVDEAPADWSDQLVRMLDLHPTAGIGECGLDRARHRSHFQLQLSTFTHQLQLAEARNLPLSIHCVRAWGAMVDILESQKLPQRGFLMHSYGGSAELIPRLTKLGAYFSCPLTILHPGKEKSRQIFQQVPADRLLIESDAPDMSPPSIWTSHPLPGGLNHPANLAYAMSGISEFLDTSQCMENFQRFFLG comes from the coding sequence ATGTTCGATAGCCACAACCACCTGCAAAGCCAACGCTTCGGAGAGCTCCGCAGCCGAGTGATTGAGGAAATGTTTCAGGCCGGCGTCACCCGTGCTGTTATCAATGGAACCAGCCCCAACGACTGGGGATACGTCAGCGAACTCTCCCGCCAGCACCCACAACAACTCATACCAAGCTTTGGACTGCACCCATGGTATGTGGATGAGGCACCAGCCGACTGGTCGGACCAACTCGTCCGCATGCTCGACCTGCACCCGACGGCCGGCATCGGCGAATGCGGCCTGGACCGAGCCCGCCATCGCTCCCATTTCCAGCTTCAACTATCGACCTTCACCCATCAGTTACAGTTGGCAGAGGCGAGAAACTTGCCACTTTCAATCCACTGCGTCCGCGCCTGGGGAGCCATGGTCGACATCTTGGAATCCCAGAAACTCCCCCAACGCGGGTTCCTGATGCACTCATACGGAGGCTCCGCCGAACTCATCCCACGACTGACCAAACTGGGAGCCTATTTTTCCTGCCCGCTGACCATCCTGCACCCCGGCAAAGAGAAATCACGCCAGATTTTCCAGCAGGTGCCAGCGGACCGACTCCTGATCGAATCCGACGCTCCGGATATGTCCCCACCAAGCATCTGGACAAGCCATCCTCTTCCCGGAGGCCTCAACCACCCTGCCAATCTGGCCTATGCCATGTCAGGAATCTCAGAATTCCTTGATACCTCACAGTGTATGGAAAATTTCCAACGATTCTTTCTCGGTTGA
- the mnmH gene encoding tRNA 2-selenouridine(34) synthase MnmH, translating into MHHVETIKLPHDLREFTEIIDVRSPSEFSEDHLPGAINLPVLNDDERRKIGTLHKTSPFAARRLGAGLISANIARHLSDHLAEKDKSYAPLVHCWRGGMRSNSLAHVMRSIGWRARVLEGGYKAFRTFSSRELEHILEHPELQLTVLAGPTGVAKTRLLKTLQARGAQVLDLEGLAKHKGSILGLPPDTYQPSQKHFETKLWKTLSEFDPSQPIFTESESNRIGKLHCPPALWKKLAQSQVVSISLPLKHRAAFLLDDYPYFTRSPQDLKSLLDKLIKLRGHDQIREWQEQIDKQQWPDFVASILVNHYDLAYRQAGEEKSNYPAPSAEIELPDFSHTSLQSAADELVQVATRR; encoded by the coding sequence ATGCACCACGTCGAAACCATCAAACTTCCCCACGATCTCCGTGAATTCACCGAGATCATCGACGTACGCTCCCCGTCGGAGTTTTCAGAAGACCATCTCCCGGGAGCCATCAATCTTCCGGTCCTCAACGACGACGAACGGCGCAAGATTGGAACGCTGCACAAAACCAGCCCCTTTGCAGCCCGCAGACTGGGCGCAGGGCTGATCTCTGCCAATATTGCCCGCCACCTGTCCGATCACCTCGCCGAAAAAGATAAATCCTACGCCCCTCTGGTTCATTGCTGGCGAGGAGGCATGAGGTCGAACTCTCTGGCACACGTCATGCGCTCGATCGGCTGGAGGGCTCGCGTGCTCGAAGGCGGCTACAAGGCATTCCGAACATTCTCCAGTCGAGAACTCGAACACATCCTGGAACACCCGGAACTCCAACTCACCGTGCTCGCAGGACCCACCGGCGTGGCCAAAACCCGCCTGCTCAAAACCCTGCAAGCCCGTGGCGCCCAGGTGCTCGACCTCGAGGGACTCGCCAAACATAAAGGGTCCATCCTCGGCCTCCCCCCGGACACCTACCAACCCAGCCAAAAACACTTCGAAACCAAACTCTGGAAAACACTCTCGGAGTTCGACCCCTCACAGCCGATCTTCACCGAATCCGAGAGCAATCGCATCGGCAAGCTGCATTGCCCTCCGGCACTCTGGAAAAAACTGGCGCAAAGCCAGGTCGTCAGCATCAGCCTACCACTCAAGCACCGTGCGGCATTCCTACTCGATGATTACCCGTATTTCACCCGCTCCCCGCAAGACCTGAAGTCCCTGCTCGATAAACTCATCAAGCTTAGAGGTCACGACCAAATCCGCGAATGGCAAGAGCAAATCGATAAGCAACAATGGCCCGACTTCGTCGCCTCCATTCTGGTCAACCACTACGACCTCGCCTACCGTCAGGCAGGTGAGGAAAAATCAAACTACCCGGCACCCTCGGCCGAGATTGAACTACCGGATTTTTCACATACCTCCCTGCAGAGTGCCGCAGACGAATTGGTCCAAGTGGCAACAAGGCGTTGA
- a CDS encoding DUF4956 domain-containing protein encodes MLAFLDSFFTDNPSAPSAIEIIIAVSVSLVLNLLVALLYKSTYRGKSYSQDYAHTLVIIGTVVTIIILIVRGEGGGQIAFGMFAAFSIIRFRRNMNQARDLAFIFVSMATGLSVGALPLSQLWLAVVLLAIVGLAVVLLAKGDLFAPTRVSHNLRVRVTNDINYDEVFAPIFAQYTEDVSLRSVESSQAGMMTELRYGVTLSDSRKIAEFMEKMQVACGNNRVLLTTLRGNDLGV; translated from the coding sequence ATGCTCGCTTTCCTCGATTCTTTTTTTACTGATAATCCTTCCGCTCCAAGTGCTATAGAAATCATCATCGCTGTCTCTGTCAGTCTGGTGCTGAACCTCTTAGTGGCCTTGCTCTACAAAAGTACCTACCGTGGGAAAAGCTATTCTCAGGATTATGCTCATACGCTGGTGATCATCGGGACGGTGGTTACCATTATCATTCTGATTGTCCGAGGTGAAGGGGGAGGTCAGATTGCATTTGGTATGTTTGCCGCCTTTTCCATTATCCGGTTCAGGAGAAATATGAATCAGGCGAGGGACCTTGCCTTTATCTTTGTCTCCATGGCAACCGGTTTATCCGTGGGCGCCTTGCCGTTAAGTCAGCTTTGGTTGGCTGTGGTTCTGTTGGCTATTGTTGGTCTTGCGGTGGTTCTTTTGGCCAAAGGGGATTTGTTTGCCCCTACACGAGTGAGCCATAATCTCCGGGTCCGGGTCACCAACGACATTAATTATGACGAGGTTTTTGCTCCGATTTTCGCCCAGTATACCGAAGATGTTAGCTTGCGCAGTGTGGAATCATCCCAGGCTGGCATGATGACGGAATTACGGTATGGCGTGACCTTGAGTGATTCCCGCAAAATTGCCGAGTTCATGGAAAAGATGCAGGTGGCATGTGGAAATAACCGTGTGCTTCTAACCACATTGCGAGGGAATGATCTCGGAGTGTAG
- the sucD gene encoding succinate--CoA ligase subunit alpha, giving the protein MSILVDENTKVLVQGITGGFGGKHAQLSLDYGTQIVAGVTPGKGGQVFGEKTPVFDTVSEAVNETGATVSAIFVPPPFAADAILEAVDADLDLVVCITEGIPVADMMRVKEVMRGGKTRLIGPNCPGVVTPGRGEGSHGGCRIGIAPGYIHKRGNVGVVSRSGTLTYEAVYQLTELGYGQSTCVGIGGDPINGTSHLDVLKMFNEDPETEAIIMIGEIGGNAEAEAARWAKEHCSKPIAGFIAGATAPPGRRMGHAGAIVGGADDTAEAKKAILRECGIAVSETPSDMGKTLVGML; this is encoded by the coding sequence ATGTCTATTTTAGTTGATGAAAACACCAAGGTCCTTGTTCAGGGGATCACCGGAGGTTTTGGCGGAAAACACGCCCAGTTGAGTCTCGATTACGGAACTCAGATCGTTGCCGGGGTAACTCCTGGAAAAGGGGGGCAGGTATTCGGCGAAAAAACGCCGGTATTTGATACGGTATCCGAGGCCGTAAATGAAACCGGAGCGACGGTTTCTGCTATTTTTGTCCCACCTCCATTTGCTGCGGATGCGATTCTTGAAGCGGTTGATGCGGATCTGGATCTCGTGGTTTGTATCACTGAGGGGATTCCCGTTGCCGACATGATGCGGGTCAAGGAAGTGATGCGCGGTGGTAAGACCCGCTTGATCGGGCCGAACTGTCCGGGCGTGGTGACTCCAGGGCGCGGCGAGGGCTCCCACGGTGGGTGTCGGATTGGCATTGCTCCGGGATACATTCACAAACGGGGAAATGTCGGAGTGGTTTCACGCTCCGGAACCTTGACCTATGAAGCGGTTTATCAGCTGACGGAGCTTGGATACGGACAGAGCACCTGTGTGGGTATCGGAGGAGACCCGATCAATGGTACCTCACATCTCGATGTGCTGAAGATGTTTAATGAGGATCCGGAGACGGAGGCTATTATCATGATTGGTGAGATTGGCGGTAATGCCGAGGCTGAAGCTGCACGCTGGGCCAAGGAACATTGCTCCAAACCTATTGCCGGCTTTATTGCCGGGGCTACAGCTCCTCCTGGACGCCGCATGGGGCATGCCGGAGCCATTGTCGGTGGTGCCGATGATACCGCGGAAGCGAAAAAGGCAATCCTCAGGGAGTGTGGTATTGCGGTGTCGGAGACGCCGTCGGATATGGGTAAGACCTTGGTTGGGATGCTCTAA
- the sucC gene encoding ADP-forming succinate--CoA ligase subunit beta, producing MNIHEYQAKELFDQFGVASPDGQVAATAEEAESAARALGGGKVVVKSQVHAGGRGKGTFKNGFQGGVHLVNSPEEAADVAGKMIGQTLVTKQTGDAGKLVGKVMVGEAIAYDRELYLAILMDRESCRPVVVASTEGGMDIEDVAESTPEKIVRQFIHPLAGLQPYDVRKLAKGLALEGNQAKLFGKLLANLYKLFIQCDCSMVEINPLVVTTDGRIMALDAKFGFDDNALYRHPEVVAYRDTDEEDPREVEAAKHDLNYIGLDGDIACLVNGAGLAMATMDIIKHCGGEPANFLDVGGGASKEQVCAAFKIILGDPNVKAILVNIFGGIMQCDIIAEGILAAAQETGLSIPLVVRLEGTNVELGRKIIAESDLDVIPAESLNDAAQKAVAAVSA from the coding sequence ATGAATATCCATGAATATCAGGCGAAGGAGCTGTTCGATCAATTTGGTGTTGCCAGCCCTGACGGGCAGGTAGCTGCGACAGCAGAAGAAGCGGAATCAGCAGCACGAGCTCTCGGAGGAGGGAAGGTGGTTGTTAAATCTCAGGTCCATGCAGGAGGTCGAGGGAAAGGGACATTTAAAAACGGATTTCAAGGTGGAGTTCATTTGGTGAACTCTCCGGAAGAGGCAGCGGATGTGGCCGGTAAGATGATTGGTCAAACTTTGGTGACCAAGCAGACGGGGGACGCTGGTAAGCTGGTCGGCAAGGTGATGGTGGGAGAAGCCATTGCGTATGATCGCGAGTTGTATTTGGCCATTTTGATGGATCGTGAAAGTTGCCGCCCAGTGGTGGTTGCTAGTACGGAAGGTGGGATGGATATCGAGGATGTGGCTGAGAGCACTCCGGAAAAAATCGTTCGTCAGTTTATTCATCCTCTGGCGGGCTTGCAGCCATACGATGTGCGCAAGTTGGCCAAGGGTTTGGCCTTGGAGGGGAATCAGGCGAAGTTGTTTGGTAAGTTGTTAGCCAACCTATACAAGTTGTTTATTCAATGCGACTGTTCGATGGTTGAGATCAACCCGTTGGTGGTGACGACAGATGGTCGGATTATGGCTCTGGATGCCAAGTTTGGGTTTGATGACAACGCCTTGTATCGTCATCCCGAAGTTGTGGCCTATCGTGACACGGATGAGGAGGACCCACGTGAAGTGGAGGCTGCCAAGCATGATTTGAATTACATCGGCCTTGATGGAGACATTGCTTGTTTGGTGAATGGTGCCGGTTTGGCAATGGCAACGATGGATATCATCAAACATTGCGGAGGAGAGCCCGCCAATTTCCTCGATGTTGGAGGTGGGGCGAGTAAAGAGCAGGTATGCGCAGCCTTTAAGATTATTTTAGGTGACCCCAACGTGAAGGCGATTCTTGTGAATATTTTCGGTGGGATTATGCAGTGCGATATCATTGCCGAAGGCATTCTTGCCGCGGCCCAGGAAACCGGCTTGAGCATTCCGCTTGTTGTCCGCCTTGAGGGCACCAATGTTGAACTTGGCCGCAAGATTATTGCCGAGTCTGACCTCGATGTGATTCCGGCTGAAAGCCTCAACGATGCCGCGCAGAAGGCTGTTGCTGCAGTTTCTGCCTAA
- a CDS encoding polyphosphate polymerase domain-containing protein codes for MFPRVDRTEFKFLIPLSVRDEVINVVEQHTGYDEEAGGSSQYPIISQYYDNAFRDCYWEKQRGQKSRRKLRIRVYGSNAGEMPPTTFIEVKHKCDGRGVKRRLRLPMEDALDLAEGKVEKMLVDGGRMSRYERMVVNEILGLVEQRQFKFLCTMRYDRQAFVGGEDAPDLRVTFDTGIACRFEQLDLQADDQRFQHYLLPDDHCIMEVKTCSVVPSWLRELIGAKALVRRGFSKFCTALEHHDPVIREACYGPNTVPFPADHPIKGRRRPVAYNDEIQSASVIAQI; via the coding sequence GTGTTTCCACGCGTAGATAGAACTGAATTCAAGTTTCTGATCCCTTTGTCTGTCAGAGATGAAGTGATTAATGTGGTTGAGCAGCATACGGGCTATGACGAGGAGGCTGGGGGGAGTTCCCAATATCCGATTATCAGCCAGTATTACGATAATGCCTTCCGCGACTGTTATTGGGAGAAGCAGAGGGGGCAAAAAAGCAGGAGGAAGTTGAGGATCCGGGTGTATGGTTCGAATGCCGGGGAGATGCCGCCCACGACATTTATTGAGGTGAAGCATAAGTGCGATGGCCGCGGCGTGAAGCGGAGGCTCAGGTTGCCGATGGAGGACGCCTTGGATTTGGCTGAGGGTAAAGTGGAGAAGATGCTGGTCGACGGGGGTAGGATGTCTCGCTATGAGCGGATGGTGGTGAATGAAATTCTGGGGTTGGTCGAGCAGCGGCAATTTAAGTTTTTGTGCACGATGCGTTATGACCGTCAGGCATTTGTCGGGGGGGAGGATGCTCCTGATTTGCGTGTGACCTTTGATACCGGGATTGCCTGTCGCTTTGAACAATTGGATTTGCAGGCGGATGATCAGCGCTTTCAACATTACCTTTTACCGGATGATCATTGCATCATGGAGGTGAAGACTTGTTCCGTGGTTCCGTCATGGCTCCGGGAGTTGATCGGAGCGAAGGCTCTTGTCCGCCGTGGATTTAGTAAGTTTTGTACCGCGCTTGAGCACCATGATCCTGTCATCCGGGAAGCCTGTTACGGCCCCAATACGGTCCCGTTTCCAGCCGATCACCCCATCAAAGGGCGGCGTCGACCCGTTGCTTATAATGATGAGATTCAGTCTGCCAGTGTGATTGCTCAAATATAA
- a CDS encoding DUF6868 family protein — translation MNLDTLTQFFMWSTVIHGGILVYSTLMILFAPNLIFRVHSKMFSISREQLSAVLYGFLGLYKIIFLTFALVPWLVLLIIQ, via the coding sequence ATGAACTTAGACACCCTGACTCAATTCTTCATGTGGTCCACCGTCATTCACGGAGGCATTTTAGTCTACAGCACCCTGATGATCCTCTTTGCGCCTAACCTGATTTTCCGCGTGCACAGCAAGATGTTTTCCATCTCACGCGAACAGCTCAGCGCCGTCCTCTATGGATTTCTAGGACTGTATAAAATCATCTTCCTTACGTTTGCTCTGGTCCCCTGGCTGGTATTATTGATCATCCAATAA
- the obgE gene encoding GTPase ObgE, which produces MFIDHIRIVAAAGDGGNGVVHFRREKFKPKGGPDGGDGGNGGSVILRVDPAVDNLKAYSYDPKLIAKRGEHGGGNRKHGRSSKDKIGKVPPGTVVYRSNATTVAEAVELERSEEGIDLEPIADLTEYGEEFVLCAGGKGGKGNWHYKTSTNQAPEEHTLGTEAELGVFYLELRRIADAGMVGFPNAGKSTLVSKLSAASPKIANYPFTTLNPMVGVVEFPKFRRCTVADIPGLIEGAHENRGLGHEFLRHITRCRLLLFVIDMAGSEGRDPIEDLQTLRTEIKMYDEDVSKFEWLVVANKMDLEGAEENLEVFRQRFPQLTIVPLSADTEEGLEGLRQELDQRVGYRRDKGASS; this is translated from the coding sequence ATGTTTATTGATCATATCAGGATAGTTGCCGCTGCAGGAGACGGTGGAAATGGAGTTGTTCATTTTCGCAGGGAGAAATTTAAGCCAAAGGGAGGACCCGATGGTGGCGATGGCGGGAACGGAGGATCGGTCATTCTCAGGGTGGATCCGGCGGTGGATAACCTGAAGGCGTATTCTTATGATCCGAAGCTGATCGCCAAGCGCGGTGAGCACGGCGGAGGAAATCGTAAACATGGCCGTAGTTCCAAGGATAAAATTGGCAAGGTTCCTCCCGGAACCGTGGTCTACCGAAGCAATGCCACAACGGTGGCCGAGGCGGTTGAGCTGGAGCGCAGTGAGGAGGGGATTGACCTCGAACCGATTGCCGACTTGACCGAGTATGGTGAGGAGTTTGTCCTGTGCGCCGGTGGAAAAGGAGGCAAGGGCAACTGGCACTATAAAACCTCGACGAACCAAGCCCCTGAAGAGCATACCCTGGGCACGGAAGCCGAGCTCGGTGTGTTTTATTTAGAGCTCCGACGGATTGCGGATGCCGGTATGGTTGGATTCCCGAATGCCGGGAAATCGACGCTGGTCAGCAAGCTGTCCGCAGCCTCTCCCAAGATTGCCAATTACCCGTTCACGACCTTGAACCCGATGGTGGGAGTGGTCGAGTTTCCCAAATTTCGTCGATGCACGGTGGCGGACATCCCGGGTTTGATTGAAGGTGCCCACGAAAACCGAGGGCTTGGCCATGAGTTTTTGCGGCATATCACGCGTTGCCGTCTGCTTTTGTTTGTCATTGATATGGCAGGCAGTGAAGGGCGGGACCCCATTGAGGATCTTCAAACCTTGCGTACTGAGATCAAGATGTATGACGAGGACGTGTCCAAGTTTGAGTGGTTGGTGGTCGCTAATAAAATGGATCTTGAGGGGGCAGAGGAGAACCTTGAGGTTTTCCGACAGCGCTTTCCCCAACTGACGATTGTGCCTCTGTCAGCTGACACTGAGGAGGGGCTTGAAGGACTGCGTCAGGAATTGGACCAGCGGGTGGGATACCGTAGGGACAAGGGCGCAAGTTCGTAG
- a CDS encoding HAD family hydrolase, whose amino-acid sequence MDFLFDIGNVIVGVDFIPSLKRLIPDHIANPETRLNELLERKDEFEAGRINADEYFPWAAETLGIPEELDSFMQAWTDIFSPNEAMWASIDALHASGHRLLLFSNIQSAHLDHLRLHYPIFNKFSGGIYSYQTGHIKPEPEIYKLAIETYGLTPGKTAYIDDLPANTEGGKQAGLLCHTYRADQHQAFLTWLDTL is encoded by the coding sequence ATGGATTTTCTGTTTGATATCGGCAATGTCATCGTGGGTGTTGATTTTATCCCCTCCCTCAAACGCCTCATCCCGGACCATATCGCCAACCCCGAAACCCGCCTCAACGAGCTACTCGAACGCAAGGACGAATTCGAAGCCGGCCGCATCAATGCCGACGAATATTTTCCTTGGGCCGCAGAAACCCTCGGCATCCCCGAGGAATTGGACTCCTTCATGCAGGCATGGACCGACATTTTCAGCCCGAACGAGGCCATGTGGGCAAGCATTGACGCTCTTCACGCCAGCGGCCACCGACTGCTTCTTTTTTCCAACATCCAGAGTGCCCACCTCGACCACCTCCGCCTCCACTACCCGATCTTCAACAAGTTTTCAGGCGGAATCTACTCCTACCAAACCGGACATATCAAACCCGAACCCGAAATCTACAAACTTGCCATCGAAACCTATGGGCTGACACCAGGGAAAACCGCCTATATCGATGACCTCCCGGCCAACACCGAAGGAGGTAAACAAGCCGGCCTGCTCTGCCACACATACCGAGCTGATCAGCACCAGGCATTTCTGACGTGGCTGGATACACTCTAA
- the rpsP gene encoding 30S ribosomal protein S16, which translates to MLTLRLNRQGTKDRPFYKIVAVDSRKRRDGRYIEQIGSYNPMEDGVNFTLDVEKADNWISKGAQPSDTVRDIIKKARKAAMQAEA; encoded by the coding sequence ATGCTTACTCTCAGACTCAACCGCCAAGGCACCAAGGATCGCCCGTTCTACAAGATCGTTGCCGTTGACAGCCGCAAGCGCCGTGACGGCCGCTATATCGAGCAAATCGGATCCTACAACCCCATGGAGGATGGCGTCAACTTCACCCTCGATGTCGAAAAAGCCGATAACTGGATCTCCAAAGGAGCCCAGCCAAGCGACACCGTTCGCGACATCATCAAAAAGGCACGCAAGGCAGCCATGCAGGCCGAAGCCTAA